A window from Salvia miltiorrhiza cultivar Shanhuang (shh) chromosome 2, IMPLAD_Smil_shh, whole genome shotgun sequence encodes these proteins:
- the LOC131011385 gene encoding uncharacterized protein LOC131011385: MCDSGVLRAWEECVVVPERGSRIVHYILKDNIGNSVVAAVGRERCINHMVYTISDDFLRVFGSTTGVGAGKKWHARREVVEWLISVVARGGPITASSISCQSNNAQATAERIKRSAPDTPPLQASKRVKRCRLSEILDSSCTGNTGLISDNRAVKWEPTCNRVRIKFPIKRTVGVALPASEPLCKVFPKLSDSIELLSRDSGMRGCWFRCKILLSSKSRLKVQYKDVMQADGARKLEEWVPASRVADPDKLGNRCVGRLTIRPRPCMDSSDTTFVVGAAVDAWWCNSWWEGVVIGYESLTNTNLQVYFPGENRFSTVARKHIRVSRDWIDSKWVNIKARHDILSFLSSIFSPGLKLTPRATFPEANSSATNSTVTIHRKPEVDKWKIPSSTAAEMPNLKKRLISRYNEEMIKFGML; encoded by the exons ATGTGTGATAGTGGAGTGTTAAGGGCGTGGGAAGAGTGTGTTGTGGTGCCAGAGAGAGGCAGCCGCATTGTTCATTATATACTGAAAGATAACATTGGGAATTCTGTCGTTGCTGCGGTTGGGAGAGAGAGGTGCATCAATCACATGGTGTATACAATTTCAGATGACTTCTTGCGTGTTTTTGGGTCCACGACGGGTGTTGGTGCAGGGAAGAAGTGGCATGCGAGACGAGAGGTTGTTGAGTGGCTCATCTCAGTTGTGGCAAGAGGTGGACCAATCACGGCTAGCTCAA TCTCCTGCCAAAGCAACAACGCGCAAGCTACAGCTGAAAGAATCAAACGTTCTGCTCCTGACACACCTCCACTGCAAGCTTCCAAGAGAGTGAAAAGATGCAGGTTGAGTGAGATCCTCGACAGCAGCTGCACTGGCAACACAGGTTTAATTTCAGACAACCGTGCAGTTAAATGGGAACCTACGTGTAACAGAGTAAGAATCAAATTTCCAATCAAGAGAACGGTTGGTGTTGCTCTTCCTGCATCTGAGCCATTGTGTAAAGTATTTCCCAAGCTCAGTGACAGTATCGAGCTTCTTAGTCGGGACAGTGGCATGCGAGGCTGCTGGTTCAGGTGTAAGATATTGCTTTCATCAAAAAGTCGCCTTAAGGTTCAATACAAGGATGTTATGCAAGCTGATGGGGCTCGAAAACTGGAG GAATGGGTTCCAGCATCGAGAGTAGCAGATCCTGATAAACTGGGAAACAGATGCGTAGGCCGCCTTACAATCAGGCCTCGGCCATGTATGGATTCTTCAGACACTACATTTGTGGTTGGAGCTGCAGTCGATGCATGGTGGTGCAACAGCTGGTGGGAAGGCGTTGTGATTGGATACGAGTCACTGACGAATACTAACCTTCAAGTTTACTTCCCCG GTGAGAATAGGTTCTCAACTGTTGCAAGGAAACACATAAGAGTTTCAAGAGACTGGATTGACAGCAAATGGGTGAACATAAAAGCAAGACATGATATACTATCCTTCTTATCTTCGATTTTCAGCCCTGGCCTGAAGCTCACACCACGAGCCACGTTCCCTGAGGCCAATAGCTCTGCAACAAACAGCACAGTTACCATCCATCGGAAACCTGAGGTCGACAAGTGGAAGATACCGAGTTCGACTGCTGCGGAGATGCCTAATTTAAAGAAACGACTTATAAGCAGATACAATGAAGAGATGATCAAGTTTGGCATGCTCTAA